GTTCCGGCCACGGTGAGCGGCGTGGTACGGGAGATCCACGTGCGCGAGGGGGACGAGGTGCGGGAGGGCACGCCGCTGATCACCGTCGACGAGGCGGCGGGCCAGGGCGCGGCCGCGAACGATGGAGCGGCGGCGAATGCGGCAGCGGCCGCGCCTGCGCCGGCGGCCGGGGGGCCTGCGTCCTCGCCTGCGCCCGCCGCGCCCGCGCCCGCGCCGGCCCCCGCGGCCCCGGGCAACGGCGCCCTCGTTCCCGCCGCGCCGTCCGTGCGCCGCTTCGCGCGCGAGCTCGGCGTCGACATCACGCAGGTGCGCGGCACCGGCCCCGGCGGCCGCATCTCCATGGACGACGTGAAAGCGTACGTTCGCGAGCGCCAGCAGGCCCTCGCCGCCGGCCTCCCGGGCGCCCTCGCCGCCGGCCTGCCGGCGGCGCCCGCCGTTCCGCTGCCGGACTTCTCCAAGTGGGGCGAGATCCGCCGGGAGAAGATGAGCGGCGTGCGCAGGGCGACCGCGCACCACATGGCCCGCGTGTGGGCCACCGTGCCGCACGTCACCCAGTTCGACGAGGCGGACGTCACCGAAATCGAGCGTTTCCGCAAGGCCTACGGGCCGCGCGTCGAGGCGGCCGGCGGCAAGCTCACGGTGACGGCGATCCTTCTGAAAGTCGTCGCCCAGGCGCTCAAGGTCTTCCCCAAGTTCGCCACGAGCGTCGACATGGCCGCGGAAGAGCTGATCTACAAGAACTACTGCCACATCGGCGTCGCCGTCGACACGGAGCACGGCCTGCTCGTGCCCGTCATCCGCGACGTCGACAAGAAGAGCCTGATCCAGCTGGCCGTGGAGCTCGGCGAGGTCGCGGAGCGGGCGCGCCAGCGCAAGCTCGCGCCGGAGGACATGCAGGGCGGCTGCTTCACGATCTCCAACCTCGGCGGCATCGGCGGCACCGGCTTCACGCCCATCGTGAACGCCCCGGAAGTGGCCATCCTCGGCGTGTCCCGCACGCAGGTGCGGCCCGTCTACACGGGCGACCGCTTCGAGCCGCGCACGATCCTGCCGCTTTCGCTGTCGTACGACCACCGCGTGATCGACGGCGCCGACGGCGCGCGCTTCCTGCGGTGGATCGTGGAGGCGCTGGAACACCCGTTGCTGCTCGCATTGGAGGGCTGAGCCGATGCCGACCGACAAGGCGCAGGTGGTCGTGCTGGGCGGCGGGCCCGGCGGGTACGCCGCCGCCTTCGCCGCCGCCGATCTCGGGCTGGACGTGACGCTCGTCGACGAGGCCGCCAACCCCGGCGGCGTGTGTCTCTACCGCGGGTGCATCCCCTCGAAGGCGCTGCTCCACGTGGCCGCGCTTATCCGCGAAGCGGAGCGCTCCAGCGAGTGGGGCGTCACCTTCGGCAAGCCGCGCGTCGACCTGGACCGGCTGCGGGCGTGGAAGGGCCAGGTCGTGCAGAAGCTGACAGGCGGGCTGGGGGTCCTCACGAAGCAGCGGAAGATCCGCTACGTGCAGGGCCGCGGCCGGCTGCGCGACGCGCACACGCTGGACGTGCGCCTGGTGGACGGCGGCGAGACGTCGATCGCGTTCGAATACCTCATCCTCGCCACCGGCTCGCGCCCGCTCGCCATCCCGGCGCTCTCGCTGGACAGCCCCCGGGTGATGGATTCCACCGCGGCGCTGGAGATCGAGGACGTGCCCAAGGAGTTGCTCGTCGTGGGCGGCGGCTACATCGGCGCGGAGCTGGCCACGGTCTACGCGGCGCTCGGCTCCAACGTGACCATCGTGGAGCTGACGGACGGCCTCCTGCCGGGCGTCGACCGTGACCTCGTCCGGCCGCTGCAGAACCGCATGAAGTCGGAGATGAAGGCGCTCCACTTCAACACGCGCGTGGTGGAGCTGAAGGAGAGCGGCAAACGCCTGCGTGCGCGCCTGGAGGGGCCGGGCATCGAGCAGCCGGAGCAGGAGTTCGACAAGGTGCTCGTGGCCGTGGGGCGCGTCCCCAACACGCAGGACATCGGCCTCGAACACACGCGCGTCGTCGTCGACGCCAAGGGCTTCGTCCAGGTCGACGCCGCGCGGCGCACGGCGGAGCCGCACATCTTCGCCATCGGCGACGTGGCGGGCCAGCCGATGCTGGCGCACAAGGCCTCGCACGAGGGGCGCGTGGCGGCGCAGGCCATCGCCGGGCGGAAGGTGGCGTTCGAGCCGCAGGCCATCCCGGCCGTCGTCTTCACCGACCCGGAGATCGCCTGGTGCGGCCTCACGGAAACGGAGGCCAAGGCGCAAGGGCGCGCCGTGCAGGTGGCGAAGTTCCCCTGGGGCGCGTCCGGACGCGCGACGACGCTCGGCCGCAACGACGGCGTCACGAAGGTCGTCGTCGACCCCGACACGAAGCGCGTGCTCGGCGTGGGCATCGCCGGGCCGGGCGCCGGGGAGATGATCGCCGAGGGCGTGCTCGCGGTGGAGATGGCCGCCCTGGCCGAGGACCTCATGCTCAGCATCCACCCGCACCCGACGCTGTCGGAGACGGTGATGGAGGCGGCCGAGGCGATCTACGGCCACGCGACGCACTTCTACGGATGAGCGGGCGGCCGCGGGCGCGGCCCGCGGTGTCGGCGTGGGGCGGCGCGAATCAAGACAGAAAGCCCGTCTGATTTCCCGAATAAGCGTAGTGTAATCGGATGGGTCGGAACACCCGCCCCACGCGAGGAGGCCCGGCATGTCCCCCAACACCAGCCCGGCCGCCGGCGCAGCGAACGGCGCCGCCCCCGGCTTGCAGCCCCGCGACCTGTTCCGCCTGCGCACCGCCGGCGACCTCGCCCTCTCCCCCGATGGGCGCCGGCTGGTGTACGTGGAACGCTCGTTGAACCCGGAGAAGAACGCGTACGAGACGCGGCTGATGGCCGTGGACTTTGCCGCGGACGGCGCGGCGGGGCCGCCGCGGCCGCTCACGGCCGGCACCAGCGACACGAGCCCGCGCTGGTCTCCCGACGGCCGCTGGCTGGCGTTCCTGCGCAGGGTGGACGGGGACGCGCAGATCTTTCTCCTTCCCACCGATGGCGGCGAGGCGCGACAACTCACGCGCGTCCGGGG
Above is a genomic segment from Clostridia bacterium containing:
- a CDS encoding 2-oxo acid dehydrogenase subunit E2, which produces VPATVSGVVREIHVREGDEVREGTPLITVDEAAGQGAAANDGAAANAAAAAPAPAAGGPASSPAPAAPAPAPAPAAPGNGALVPAAPSVRRFARELGVDITQVRGTGPGGRISMDDVKAYVRERQQALAAGLPGALAAGLPAAPAVPLPDFSKWGEIRREKMSGVRRATAHHMARVWATVPHVTQFDEADVTEIERFRKAYGPRVEAAGGKLTVTAILLKVVAQALKVFPKFATSVDMAAEELIYKNYCHIGVAVDTEHGLLVPVIRDVDKKSLIQLAVELGEVAERARQRKLAPEDMQGGCFTISNLGGIGGTGFTPIVNAPEVAILGVSRTQVRPVYTGDRFEPRTILPLSLSYDHRVIDGADGARFLRWIVEALEHPLLLALEG
- the lpdA gene encoding dihydrolipoyl dehydrogenase, giving the protein MPTDKAQVVVLGGGPGGYAAAFAAADLGLDVTLVDEAANPGGVCLYRGCIPSKALLHVAALIREAERSSEWGVTFGKPRVDLDRLRAWKGQVVQKLTGGLGVLTKQRKIRYVQGRGRLRDAHTLDVRLVDGGETSIAFEYLILATGSRPLAIPALSLDSPRVMDSTAALEIEDVPKELLVVGGGYIGAELATVYAALGSNVTIVELTDGLLPGVDRDLVRPLQNRMKSEMKALHFNTRVVELKESGKRLRARLEGPGIEQPEQEFDKVLVAVGRVPNTQDIGLEHTRVVVDAKGFVQVDAARRTAEPHIFAIGDVAGQPMLAHKASHEGRVAAQAIAGRKVAFEPQAIPAVVFTDPEIAWCGLTETEAKAQGRAVQVAKFPWGASGRATTLGRNDGVTKVVVDPDTKRVLGVGIAGPGAGEMIAEGVLAVEMAALAEDLMLSIHPHPTLSETVMEAAEAIYGHATHFYG
- a CDS encoding PD40 domain-containing protein — translated: MSPNTSPAAGAANGAAPGLQPRDLFRLRTAGDLALSPDGRRLVYVERSLNPEKNAYETRLMAVDFAADGAAGPPRPLTAGTSDTSPRWSPDGRWLAFLRRVDGDAQIFLLPTDGGEARQLTRVRGGCGSPAWSPDGRWIAFTARVDAQGIRQAGHDARQAGHDTAPPDPMDEWDRKYNEDVRVITRPMYKEDGFGFFGDQRSQIGVVPVE